Proteins from one Gossypium raimondii isolate GPD5lz chromosome 8, ASM2569854v1, whole genome shotgun sequence genomic window:
- the LOC105793638 gene encoding glutaredoxin-C11 has protein sequence MDRVRELASKKAAVIFTKSSCCMCYSIKTLFYELGASPAIHELDQDPYGRDMERALRALGCDPSVPAVFIGGRFVGSSKDVISLHVDGSLKQMLKDAKAIWF, from the coding sequence ATGGACAGAGTACGAGAGCTGGCATCGAAGAAGGCCGCGGTGATATTCACCAAGAGTTCATGTTGCATGTGCTATAGCATCAAGACACTTTTTTATGAGCTTGGTGCTAGCCCTGCAATCCATGAGCTCGACCAAGATCCGTACGGGAGAGATATGGAGAGGGCTCTGCGAGCTTTAGGATGCGATCCCTCGGTCCCTGCCGTGTTCATAGGTGGAAGATTTGTAGGCTCGTCGAAGGACGTCATATCGCTTCACGTGGATGGATCGCTGAAACAAATGCTCAAGGATGCAAAGGCCATCTGGTTCTGA